The Phacochoerus africanus isolate WHEZ1 chromosome 15, ROS_Pafr_v1, whole genome shotgun sequence genome has a segment encoding these proteins:
- the LOC125116950 gene encoding uncharacterized protein LOC125116950: MPAFSPAALGSRQARPRAIRREEGGRKRTCRASHNAPSQRPPAPGPTRSRSAANGRAEHAGPRPRPGPGPRLSAVEGRAPLCLGALISAIAVECQRAWQLEDVHRKKRKILKRKREAKFQFRGAIISRPHTLPSPICLQKHGFLINTG; encoded by the coding sequence ATGCCGGCCTTCAGCCCCGCCGCTCTAGGCTCCCGACAAGCCAGACCGCGGGCGATCCGCCGAGAGGAAGGAGGCCGAAAACGCACCTGCCGCGCTTCACACAACGCGCCGTCGCAGCGCCCGCCCGCGCCGGGCCCGACACGCTCACGCAGCGCCGCCAATGGACGCGCGGAACACGcagggccccgcccccgcccgggcCCTGGGCCCCGCCTCTCGGCCGTTGAAGGGAGAGCGCCCCTCTGTCTGGGGGCTTTAATCTCGGCCATAGCAGTCGAATGCCAAAGAGCTTGGCAGCTGGAAGATGTAcaccgaaaaaaaagaaaaattttaaagaggaaaagggaagccaAATTCCAGTTTAGAGGTGCGATAATATCAAGGCCACATACACTACCCTCTCCAATCTGCCTGCAGAAGCATGGCTTTTTAATAAATACTGGTTGA